Proteins co-encoded in one Aspergillus fumigatus Af293 chromosome 6, whole genome shotgun sequence genomic window:
- a CDS encoding HET domain-containing protein, whose translation MGHSSDTFSYSPLNPEAAEIRLLTILPDRDGNNPVRCTLQTVSLNSAPQFEALSYVWGTVAEMVEILVDDIPFQVTTNLNAALQCLRHSRKKRVIWVDFICIDQNNGKEKNTQLPLMGRIYKDATSVVAWLGPVNPNMEQTMSMIKRRESSLAAILQDVRQMTRPLSRKNRRDTIGSILDAIQGFLDIVSAPYWGRIWTFQEYYLPEKLPVCMVGNIPFTLPALVDLGRHFPEILAPFVENLDKVAPRAGDAADIESHQALLSRVKEARQRLAQSNPMQDFAHDIAASRKGLSSFADVLDLTVQRQCSNPLDRFYALYSMVDGVQKKYPVDYEYTADEVALQITLWILVYEGLDFVFNMFHFYDGPQGNILGNPSPSWVPNYRDSTSRSRFRFKDIDKSLQDLEQREYTTNLSLLPGKYVLRFWARRVGRTRIVYRFPEETVEIARRIVEAVNEPAAQWGNGVDETNMAERLVWGFLGHDGMQKEFAVGDILNALEQLLSSPDDFSDSIQLSTLVKQLQRNLASLAGRTVFQLTDCPTGGFGIGIGHIQDGDLLILSSKMMNPVALRDSGFRSTDEGVVHYRMIGNVFVEGIAEDQKEHPTPLLAEMKGGKYEEFRIL comes from the coding sequence ATGGGTCATTCTTCGGACACCTTTTCGTACTCTCCTCTCAATCCCGAGGCTGCGGAGATTCGCCTTCTCACTATCCTACCCGACAGAGATGGAAACAACCCAGTGAGATGCACCTTGCAGACCGTGTCTCTGAACAGCGCGCCCCAATTCGAGGCGCTCTCATATGTCTGGGGAACTGTTGCTGAAATGGTGGAAATCTTGGTGGACGACATCCCATTTCAGGTCACAACGAACCTCAACGCAGCGCTGCAATGCCTTCGACATTCTCGGAAGAAGCGCGTCATCTGGGTTGACTTTATCTGCATCGATCAAAACAAcggcaaagaaaagaataCCCAGCTCCCTCTCATGGGCCGTATCTACAAGGACGCGACATCTGTAGTTGCATGGCTCGGACCAGTCAATCCCAACATGGAACAGACAATGTCGATGATCAAGCGACGAGAAAGCAGCCTGGCGGCGATCCTCCAGGACGTACGGCAGATGACGCGGCCGCTGAGCCGGAAGAACCGGCGCGACACCATAGGATCGATCCTAGACGCCATTCAGGGCTTTCTGGACATCGTTTCGGCCCCATACTGGGGACGCATATGGACCTTCCAGGAGTACTATCTCCCCGAGAAGCTCCCCGTGTGCATGGTCGGCAATATCCCCTTTACCCTCCCCGCGCTAGTCGATCTGGGTCGGCACTTTCCGGAGATCCTGGCCCCGTTTGTGGAAAACCTCGACAAAGTGGCTCCGCGGGCGGGCGATGCAGCCGACATCGAAAGCCACCAGGCACTCCTGAGCCGTGTGAAGGAGGCGCGGCAGCGCCTCGCGCAGTCAAATCCTATGCAGGACTTTGCGCACGACATCGCAGCCAGCCGGAAAGGCCTGTCCTCCTTTGCGGATGTGCTCGATCTGACCGTCCAGCGCCAATGCTCCAATCCCCTCGACCGCTTCTACGCGCTGTACTCCATGGTCGACGGCGTCCAAAAGAAGTACCCCGTCGATTACGAGTATACCGCGGACGAGGTGGCGCTCCAGATCACGCTCTGGATTTTGGTCTACGAGGGGCTTGATTTTGTGTTCAACATGTTTCATTTCTACGACGGGCCCCAGGGGAATATCCTGGGCAACCCCAGCCCCTCGTGGGTGCCCAACTATCGGGATTCGACGTCTCGAAGCCGTTTCCGATTCAAGGATATTGACAAGTCTCTCCAGGACCTGGAGCAGAGAGAGTATACGACGAACTTGTCCTTGCTTCCCGGCAAGTACGTGCTACGGTTCTGGGCCCGAAGGGTGGGCAGGACTCGAATCGTTTACAGGTTTCCGGAGGAGACCGTGGAGATTGCCCGGAGGATTGTGGAAGCAGTTAACGAGCCGGCCGCCCAATGGGGCAATGGGGTAGACGAGACGAACATGGCGGAACGCTTAGTCTGGGGTTTTCTTGGCCATGACGGAATGCAAAAGGAGTTCGCCGTCGGCGATATCCTCAACGCCCTGGAACAACTCCTCAGTTCTCCTGACGACTTTTCCGACTCCATCCAGTTATCGACACTTGTGAAACAGCTCCAGCGGAATCTGGCATCCCTAGCCGGAAGGACGGTCTTTCAGCTTACAGATTGTCCCACGGGCGGGTTCGGCATTGGCATTGGACACATCCAAGACGGAGATCTATTGATTCTTTCGAGCAAAATGATGAATCCTGTTGCCTTGCGGGACTCGGGCTTCCGCAGTACCGACGAAGGCGTGGTACATTATCGCATGATTGGAAACGTCTTCGTAGAAGGCATCGCGGAGGACCAGAAAGAACATCCTACTCCGCTGCTGGCTGAGATGAAGGGAGGGAAGTACGAGGAGTTTCGGATATTGTAG
- a CDS encoding BNR/Asp-box repeat domain protein, protein MKTLSSTAFISLLAFTTAAEAIFDNVTVFAPPSNWPSHRTSYGRTLLLDHTKTDPVLLSTWSFSPPDGTYLPIYRSTDGGQTWSDFSKVHFSNNGGYVGGSIWQPFLYELPRQVGQYPRGTILASGNAIPHDFSSTNIEVYASLDRGFSWEFVSVVATGGPPNTTNGATPVWEPFISMYEDELTVYYSDQRDPLHGQKLAHQSTRDLVHWGPVVNDAAYANYTLRPGMTTVARIGNGKYLLSYELGNAPDVPYAVHYRIADNPLKFDEATPYLLQSRDGTIPSACPYTVWTPVGGPHGTIVMSDGTYSEVFINRDNGNPHAWIKVPTGKGVAYSRALTVMPDPSVILFFNGGLYGENNTTVTAGEWIVPRHQRSARQVAR, encoded by the exons ATGAAAACTCTCTCGAGCACAGCCTTCATCTCTCTCCTAGCCTTTACGACAGCAGCAGAGGCAATCTTCGACAATGTCACTGTCTTTGCGCCGCCATCCAACTGGCCTTCCCACAGAACCTCGTACGGCCGCACCCTTCTGCTAGACCACACCAAGACCGACCCCGTTCTCCTATCGACCTGGTCGTTTTCCCCGCCGGATGGGACATACCTCCCAATATACCGGTCAACCGACGGCGGTCAAACGTGGTCTGATTTTTCAAAGGTCCACTTCTCCAACAACGGAGGCTATGTGGGTGGTTCTATCTGGCAACCGTTTCTCTATGAGCTCCCTCGGCAGGTAGGCCAGTACCCTCGAGGAACCATCCTCGCCTCCGGCAACGCTATCCCGCACGATTTCTCATCGACGAACATTGAGGTGTATGCCAGTCTGGATAGAGG GTTCTCCTGGGAATTCGTCTCCGTCGTCGCGACTGGCGGCCCACCAAACACGACCAACGGCGCAACCCCGGTGTGGGAGCCCTTCATATCCATGTACGAAGACGAGTTGACGGTCTACTACTCCGATCAACGGGATCCGCTCCACGGCCAGAAACTCGCCCACCAGTCGACGCGGGACCTCGTCCACTGGGGCCCCGTCGTCAACGACGCAGCCTATGCGAACTACACCCTGCGTCCCGGCATGACGACGGTTGCTCGGATCGGAAACGGGAAATACCTCCTCTCGTACGAGCTGGGCAACGCCCCCGATGTCCCGTATGCAGTCCACTACCGTATCGCCGACAATCCGCTCAAGTTCGACGAAGCGACGCCTTACCTTCTCCAGTCTCGAGATGGGACGATCCCGTCCGCATGCCCGTACACCGTCTGGACGCCTGTTGGTGGGCCGCACGGCACCATCGTCATGAGTGACGGCACCTACTCGGAAGTCTTCATCAACCGGGACAACGGCAACCCCCACGCCTGGATCAAGGTGCCTACTGGCAAGGGCGTGGCGTATTCCAGAGCGTTGACGGTCATGCCGGACCCGAGTGTGATATTGTTCTTCAATGGCGGTTTGTATGGTGAAAACAATACTACCGTTACGGCGGGAGAGTGGATTGTCCCGAGGCATCAGAGATCGGCTCGCCAGGTGGCCAGGTAA
- a CDS encoding putative salicylate synthetase — translation MARFGQQIILPGAEFPLETAVALLDYYSKADYYVSERDDIWYLGLGAHASLVVDPKGQTATEIDSEGRKESSTILNLLTGQVRQFVSKYSIHGKIFGQVGFNYSARCSGAGLCPKLRSQATLKMMPMKQAERIKGILKSISLDNIYLPSDPGGAIDLTVDAGEYQARVANAIAEIAKGRYTKAIPSRKVPLDFRADMLATLLHGRRANTPARTFSLNHMGMQATGFSPEVLLSIEDGNVYTEALAGTQLSESPEASLDPFDNKLHNDAKEVMEHVIAIKGSSRRLSPVCLPESIAIKDFMKVMPRGSVQHLFSHVRGRLRADCDGWDALPGLIANITVPGMPGPRNLEAIRCFEPEPRDLYCGAVLMLDECSKLFEATLVLRTVFQDAHRQWLQAGAGVTSYSKPEREFAETCEKLESVAPFVIPQRDSLGLKSRVRRAHLRSQRC, via the exons ATGGCCCGCTTCGGACAGCAGATCATCCTCCCTGGAGCTGAATTTCCGCTGGAGACCGCAGTGGCACTCTTGGACTACTACAGCAAAGCCGATTATTACGTCTCTGAGCGCGATGATATCTGGTACCTCGGGCTCGGTGCTCATGCATCCCTAGTCGTCGATCCAAAGGGGCAAACCGCGACAGAAATCGACAGTGAGGGCCGGAAAGAGTCGAGTACCATACTCAACTTGCTCACCGGCCAAGTTCGACAGTTTGTCTCCAAATATTCCATCCATGGGAAAATCTTTGGGCAGGTCGGGTTCAACTACTCGGCGCGCTGCTCCGGGGCAGGCCTATGCCCCAA ATTGCGGTCACAGGCCACGCTGAAAATGATGCCTATGAAGCAAGCCGAGCGAATCAAAGGCATCCTCAAATCGATCTCCCTGGACAATATCTATCTCCCATCCGACCCCGGCGGCGCGATTGATCTCACAGTGGATGCAGGCGAGTACCAAGCCCGCGTAGCCAATGCAATTGCAGAGATTGCCAAGGGCCGATATACCAAGGCGATTCCGTCTAGGAAAGTTCCGTTGGATTTCCGGGCCGATATGCTAGCGACTCTCCTTCACGGCCGCCGGGCGAACACCCCTGCCCGTACATTCTCACTTAACCATATGGGTATGCAGGCGACCGGCTTTAGCCCGGAAGTCCTTCTCTCCATCGAGGACGGGAATGTCTATACCGAAGCACTCGCTGGGACCCAGCTCTCGGAATCACCCGAGGCGAGCCTTGACCCATTCGACAACAAATTACATAACGACGCCAAGGAGGTTATGGAGCATGTCATTGCTATCAAGGGGTCCAGCCGTCGGCTGAGTCCGGTTTGTCTTCCCGAGTCAATCGCTATTAAAGATTTCATGAAAGTCATGCCCCGGGGAAGCGTGCAACATCTCTTTTCCCACGTGCGTGGACGCCTGAGAGCAGACTGCGACGGCTGGGATGCTCTTCCGGGTCTTATCGCCAATATTACCGTCCCTGGGATGCCGGGACCGAGGAACCTCGAGGCAATTCGGTGCTTTGAGCCTGAGCCGCGGGATCTCTATTGTGGTGCGGTGCTCATGCTGGATGAGTGCTCGAAACTCTTCGAGGCAACCCTGGTGCTTCGCACAGTGTTCCAGGATGCGCATCGGCAGTGGCTACAAGCCGGAGCAGGCGTTACGAGTTACTCAAAGCCGGAGCGGGAGTTTGCCGAAACatgcgagaagctggaaagTGTGGCCCCGTTTGTGATCCCCCAGCGTGATTCACTTGGGCTTAAGTCCAGAGTCAGAAGAGCTCATTTAAGGTCCCAAAGGTGCTAG
- a CDS encoding putative C6 transcription factor: protein MFHTFALRHSNPRAATGEERRGRRPGLRACKECRRRKIRCTGTHPCEPCLYYKKPELCRYSDPRVPHIGTRGNGSHADSQYLSVLERLFPSVSLQSLASLTREELLDLLRDSILGSDRPPSQPPEGAEDHSRSSFEAMSTGNADSGDVNAVNDKADVSDDVNALSMATRPPSTYLGISSINAVLKVISWVNPESIARPFTTAPLRNKPRPKAQVSRPPSTDCHAPDQLIDAYFNFIHPFMPLLDETDFRQTYVSNTRRDEQWLALMNMVLALGSISFYPSDDTTHITYCKRAHQHLSLESLGSAHIETVQTLGIMAGHYLHYISQPNLAYVLIGAAIRMATALGLHKETADTDASESRPLQSSSVPVDLRRRIWWSLYCLDTWGCMTLGRPTLGRTSMAVSTKPPASTPDTLILVENIRFCQIATRAQEALAASPLPPYAQLHDLDTELADWYAQLPPLLKTYEPCPDSIHTARTIMRWSLHNLRILLYRPFLLRYALRRVPAIMLPSDERPAIEKCQQLARDAIRDIAETQVKSPAAAWGVIWHGFQASLVPLLKLSILAAEADGHDVDMEMVESCREQLEAAMAAIERVEAWQPTARPSLDLIAGIFGASMARLELMAVSTASSDGRTSPVAPERGYPVELQPRVRVQVPQSGPMAYMESELGVVSEDVWDHISWMSPTAWDDGQGQASVMDLWSTPGWWQL from the exons ATGTTCCACACCTTTGCACTTCGCCACAGCAACCCGCGCGCAGCGACGGGAGAAGAACGGCGAGGCAGACGACCAGGATTACGAGCCTGCAAGGAATGCCGTCGACGCAAGATCCGCTGCACAGGGACGCATCCTTGTGAGCCGTGTCTATACTACAAAAAGCCGGAGCTGTGTCGCTATTCAGATCCCAGAGTGCCACACATCGGGACGCGAGGAAATGGTTCCCATGCCGATAGTCAGTATCTGTCTGTTTTGGAGAGACTGTTTCCTTCAGTCTCGTTGCAGTCGCTTGCCTCTCTGACGCGCGAGGAGCTCCTGGATCTGTTGCGAGATAGTATACTTGGCTCGGATCGGCCCCCTTCGCAGCCTCCGGAGGGTGCGGAGGACCACTCACGATCGTCTTTCGAGGCGATGTCAACGGGAAATGCTGACAGCGGTGATGTCAATGCTGTCAATGACAAGGCTGATGTATCGGATGATGTCAATGCGCTCTCCATGGCTACGCGTCCGCCGTCCACCTACCTGGGCATCTCGTCCATCAATGCCGTCCTCAAGGTGATCAGCTGGGTCAATCCGGAGTCAATAGCTCGACCGTTCACTACAGCTCCCTTGAGAAACAAGCCTCGACCGAAAGCGCAAGTGTCAAGACCCCCATCAACCGACTGCCATGCCCCCGACCAACTCATCGACGCCTACTTCAACTTCATCCATCCCTTCATGCCGCTCCTCGACGAAACCGACTTCCGACAGACCTACGTATCCAACACCAGGCGCGACGAGCAGTGGCTCGCCCTCATGAACATGGTCCTCGCCCTAggcagcatctccttctACCCCAGCGATGACACCACGCACATCACGTACTGCAAGCGCGCGCACCAACACCTCTCCCTCGAATCCCTCGGCAGCGCACATATCGAGACCGTCCAGACCCTCGGCATCATGGCCGGCCACTACCTACACTATATCAGCCAGCCGAACCTGGCGTACGTGCTCATCGGAGCCGCGATTCGGATGGCCACCGCGCTGGGTCTCCACAAGGAGACCGCAGACACGGACGCCAGCGAGAGCAGACCGCTCCAGTCGTCGTCTGTGCCCGTCGACCTGCGCCGGCGCATCTGGTGGTCGCTCTACTGCCTCGATACATGGGGCTGCATGACCCTCGGACGGCCAACGCTAGGCCGCACATCGATGGCCGTCTCGACAAAGCCGCCAGCG AGCACACCCGAcaccctcatcctcgtcgaaAACATCCGCTTCTGCCAGATCGCCACCCGCGCCCAGGAAGCCCTCGCCGCATCCCCCCTCCCGCCCTACGCTCAACTCCACGACCTCGACACCGAGCTAGCAGACTGGTACGCGCAGCTGCCGCCGCTCCTGAAAACGTACGAACCATGCCCGGACTCGATCCATACCGCCCGCACCATCATGCGCTGGAGTCTGCATAACCTGCGCATCCTCCTCTATCGCCCATTCCTGCTCCGGTATGCCCTCCGCCGCGTCCCTGCCATCATGCTCCCCAGCGACGAGCGCCCCGCCATCGAGAAGTGCCAGCAGCTCGCGCGCGACGCGATACGCGATATTGCCGAGACGCAGGTGAAGAGTCCCGCGGCTGCGTGGGGGGTGATCTGGCACGGGTTCCAGGCGAGCCTGGTGCCGTTGTTAAAGTTGAGTATCCTTGCCGCGGAGGCCGACGGACACGATGTGGACATGGAGATGGTGGAGTCGTGCAGGGAGCAGCTTGAGGCCGCCATGGCAGCTATTGAGCGCGTCGAGGCGTGGCAGCCTACTGCGCGGCCGAGTCTGGATCTTATTGCGGGCATCTTTGGCGCGTCGATGGCGAGGCTGGAGTTGATGGCAGTGTCGACGGCCTCGTCGGATGGGCGCACGTCTCCTGTTGCCCCGGAGCGGGGATATCCAGTTGAACTACAGCCCAGGGTCAGGGTCCAGGTCCCGCAGAGCGGACCTATGGCGTATATGGAGAGTGAGCTAGGCGTGGTGAGTGAGGATGTTTGGGATCATATTAGTTGGATGAGTCCCACGGCGTGGGATgatgggcaggggcaggcCAGTGTAATGGACTTGTGGTCCACGCCGGGGTGGTGGCAGCTTTGA
- the atfD gene encoding bZIP transcription factor atfD, translating to MESFSSDQPICDAQSPYFRQFTQFSPEVSKNLTDTYTYGGPTEVYTYAYLPSQPLYFDLSPFPWAETTPHPSPGSPHINPQALSAPSSKPASTFATDPKADTVKQQRDLQKNRVAATKCRSKKKLYIQQLQSRFEDLSLAKRELQCQVQMLRNGLISLKEELVRHARCGDEPITSYIEKRRARCT from the coding sequence ATGGAATCCTTCTCGTCAGACCAACCCATCTGCGACGCACAGTCTCCCTACTTCCGCCAATTCACACAGTTTTCCCCAGAAGTGTCAAAAAACCTCACCGACACATACACCTACGGCGGTCCGACCGAGGTCTACACCTACGCCTACCTCCCCTCTCAACCCCTCTACTTCGACCTAAGCCCCTTCCCTTGGGCAGAGACAACTCCGCACCCCAGCCCAGGCTCTCCGCATATAAACCCCCAAGCTCTTAGCGCACCGTCCTCCAAACCAGCCTCCACGTTCGCCACTGACCCCAAAGCAGACACCGTCAAACAACAACGCGACCTCCAGAAGAACCGCGTGGCGGCGACGAAATGCCGCTCCAAGAAAAAGCTGTACATCCAGCAACTGCAATCCCGCTTCGAGGACCTATCCCTTGCGAAACGCGAGCTGCAGTGCCAGGTGCAGATGCTGCGGAATGGGCTGATCTCGCTGAAAGAGGAGTTGGTGAGGCATGCTCGGTGCGGGGATGAGCCGATCACAAGTTATattgagaagaggagggCAAGGTGTACTTGA
- the fkbp1 gene encoding FKBP-type peptidyl-prolyl cis-trans isomerase has translation MGVTKELKSPGNGVDFPKKGDFVTIHYTGRLTDGSKFDSSVDRNEPFQTQIGTGRVIKGWDEGVPQMSLGEKAVLTITPDYGYGARGFPPVIPGNSTLIFEVELLGINNKRA, from the exons ATGGGTGTCACCAAGGAACTCAAGTCCCCCGGCAACGGTGTCGACTTCCCCAAGAAGGGCGACTTTGTCACCATCCACTACACTGGTAGACTGACCGATGGCTCAAA GTTCGACAGCTCCGTCGACCGGAACGAACCCTTCCAGACCCAGATCGGTACTGGCCGTGTCATCAAGG GTTGGGATGAGGGTGTCCCTCAGATGAGCCTTGGCGAGAAGGCTGTCCTCACCATTACCCC TGACTACGGCTACGGCGCTCG TGGGTTCCCTCCCGTCATCCCTGGCAACTCTACCCTCATCTT CGaggttgagcttcttggCATCAACAACAAGAGGGCTTAG
- a CDS encoding nitrilase family protein yields the protein EASDFIACSPKQTVGLAQSLGESEFVGGLQREAQQAGLHINVGIHEPTAGERVKNSSIWIDDRGVITQRYHTVHLFDATTPGESTTVEKGKGILPVFETPVGRVGLLICFDLRFPEISLALRRQDAQIISYASAFLAQTGPAHWETLLRARAIETQCYIIAAAQAGQHNKGRASYGHAMIVNPWGEVVAKLGEEPKEPQIATAEIDFDFFSRVRTKMRLSRGVHGSPVKIITFLPHS from the exons GAGGCGTCTGACTTCATTGCCTGTTCCCCCAAACAGACTGTTGGATTGGCGCAATCCTTGGGGGAGAGTGAGTTTGTGGGGGGCCTCCAACGAGAAGCGCAGCAAGCGGGACTGCATATCAATGTTGGTATTCATGAACCCACGGCGGGTGAAAGGGTAAAGAACTCCTCGATCTGGATTGATGACAGGGGAGTCATCACTCAACGGTACCACACAGTGCATCTCTTTGATGCGACTACGCCAGGAGAAAGCAC GACTGtggaaaagggaaaggggaTATTGCCGGTGTTTGAGACCCCAGTTGGCCGCGTCGGCTTACTGATTTGCTTCGAT CTACGCTTTCCAGAGATTAGTCTGGCGTTGAGGCGGCAAGATGCTCAGATCATCAGCTATGCCTCGGCGTTTTTGGCTCAGACGGGACCTGCGCACTGGGAGACCCTACTCCGGGCTCGAGCCATTGAGACACAATGCTATATTATCGCAGCGGCACAAGCTGGACAACATAACAAGGGAAGAGCGAGTTACGGCCATGCAATGATTGTAAATCCTTGGGGCGAGGTGGTGGCTAAACTTGGAGAGGAGCCCAAAGAACCTCAAATTGCAACTGCGGAGATTGACTTTGATTTCTTCTCAAGAGtcaggacgaagatgaggTTGTCTAGAGGGGTCCATGGATCCCCAGTCAAAATTATAACATTTCTACCACATAGTTAG
- a CDS encoding putative C6 transcription factor, translated as MDPRSQASQIRKRQREGSPGGIQKNNSPLQSSSTQSLPKVSLPRITTAKPRTRRASRACISCREQKAKCTGGSPCERCRELKIECVFVANKNEKIARRLQDLEQRLKEFYRLLRRIEPRADAKDQPLIAKALEKASPVEETPPASLSPSSDLSVDAITRLVTPTTDPIEEDFNKNKISQATGFIGAHSGRSWLHQLKRKGLQLDASWLGPETQDDFFPDSISSVNYFLDGEELSVDPSVQPFTIPPQDVADELLDTYFNMVHPGFPVVGKTVFLHQYRRLYSEPQSKPPKKWLAIFNLILAIAAHQLSLTCSGEADEWHDTLIYFSRGSKLGLAEIPLIPHPDIQQAQIEGLAAFYLLIIGQVNRAWRMSGTATRSAIAMGLHLRSVSKDTLDISKELRCRVWWSIVVLETTLSVMTGRPYSVANQFCTAPLPLPFDEDQFGDAFVARLLADANARRALSKSLLSSSAPDAETYLPAVKPCASLYFLFTVDVARMMRCAINLLYAPATSRSSSYSVGKALEDLLSNLDSLQRRLPEPFQFSRPREDPAFETQRWCLAFQFYSAKMTIARVAIYRWERSGQATSSRWKEMSEICTNAACNMLSQLPDEPDLIWLSRIAPWCWILHDLMQALTVLLIELDSRVTHGAKDSEQISRYIQKGMHWLLAMASRHPASERAWQICHDLHLRLTPAAMPLALRN; from the exons ATGGACCCCCGGAGTCAGGCTTCTCAGATACGGAAGCGTCAGAGAGAAGGCTCACCAGGTGGAATTCAGAAAAACAATAGTCCACtacaatcatcatcaacccaATCTTTACCCAAAGTCAGCTTGCCGCGCATCACAACGGCAAAGCCTCGGACCCGTCGAGCAAGCAGAGCGTGTATTAGCTGCAGAGAGCAAAAGGCAAAATGCACGGGGGGATCGCCATGTGAGAGATGCCGCGAGCTGAAAATTGAGTGTGTGTTTGTAGCTAacaagaatgagaagatTGCAAG GCGACTGCAGGATCTCGAGCAGCGGCTGAAGGAATTCTACCGTCTGCTGCGACGCATCGAACCGAGAGCCGATGCCAAGGACCAGCCATTGATCGCTAAAGCTTTGGAAAAGGCAAGTCCTGTTGAG GAGACGCCGCCCGCGAGTCTTAGCCCGAGCAGCGATCTATCCGTCGACGCTATTACCCGTCTCGTAACTCCGACCACTGATCCCATCGAAGAAGACttcaacaagaacaagattAGCCAGGCGACAGGATTCATCGGTGCACACTCTGGTCGGTCATGGCTGCATCAATTGAAGCGCAAAGGGCTCCAGCTGGACGCCTCATGGTTAGGCCCAGAGACCCAGGACGACTTCTTTCCAGACTCGATCAGCTCTGTCAATTATTTCCTGGATGGTGAGGAGCTCTCGGTCGATCCCTCAGTGCAGCCATTCACTATCCCTCCCCAAGATGTTGCAGACGAACTTCTCGACACTTACTTTAACATGGTGCATCCGGGGTTCCCTGTTGTCGGCAAAACGGTCTTTCTCCACCAGTATCGACGGTTATACTCCGAGCCTCAATCCAAGCCGCCAAAGAAATGGTTGGCGATTTTCAACTTGATCCTTGCAATTGCTGCGCATCAGTTGAGCTTGACATGTTCTGGTGAAGCTGATGAATGGCACGACACATTGATATACTTCTCCCGGGGAAGCAAGCTGGGATTGGCTGAAATCCCTTTGATTCCCCACCCGGACATTCAACAAGCCCAAATTGAAGGACTTGCTGCTTTTTACCTGCTAATCATTGGCCAAGTGAACAG GGCGTGGAGAATGTCCGGTACGGCAACTCGTTCTGCCATCGCTATGGGCCTTCATCTTAGGAGCGTTAGCAAAGATACCTTGGATATCTCGAAAGAACTTCGTTGTCGAGTTTGGTGGTCAATCGTCGTCCTCGAAACTACTCTGTCAGTCATGACGGGTCGGCCGTACAGCGTGGCGAATCAGTTTTGCACGGCGCCGTTGCCCCTTCCATTTGACGAGGACCAGTTTGGAGATGCGTTTGTTGCTCGCTTGCTTGCGGATGCCAACGCTCGACGTGCTCTTTCCAAGTCCCTGCTGTCGTCATCGGCTCCGGATGCCGAAACCTATCTTCCCGCCGTCAAGCCGTGTGCGTCGCTCTACTTTCTGTTCACCGTTGACGTAGCCCGGATGATGCGATGCGCAATCAACCTTCTGTACGCTCCGGCAACCAGCAGATCGAGCAGCTACTCGGTGGGAAAAGCCCTCGAAGACCTACTTTCGAATCTCGATTCCCTGCAAAGAAGGCTGCCGGAGCCATTCCAGTTCAGCCGCCCTCGGGAGGACCCGGCATTTGAGACGCAGCGATGGTGTCTTGCTTTTCAGTTCTACAGCGCCAAAATGACAATTGCCCGGGTCGCTATTTACCGGTGGGAGCGAAGCGGTCAAGCTACAAGCTCCAGATGGAAGGAAATGTCGGAAATCTGCACCAATGCGGCCTGCAATATGCTCTCGCAGCTGCCCGACGAGCCTGACCTTATCTGGCTGAGTCGCATTGCTCCCTGGTGCTGGATCTTGCATGATCTCATGCAAGCCCTTACTGTGCTGTTGATCGAGTTGGACTCTCGCGTCACGCACGGAGCCAAGGATTCAGAGCAAATTTCAAGATACATACAGAAAGGCATGCACTGGCTTTTAGCCATGGCTTCTCGGCATCCTGCTTCAGAGCGAGCGTGGCAGATCTGTCACGATCTCCACCTACGGCTTACTCCTGCGGCGATGCCCTTGGCTCTTCGTAATTGA